The segment ATGCGTCACCAACACTTTATGGCCTCAAGGAAACATAAGTTTCAGGTACAGTAACAAGTATTATGGAAGCCATTGCATTAGGAGTTAGATTATGTTTTGTTTCCTCTActataaaatatatttgaatgttaCATCAAAGAggaaattgattttttttgttaaaattttatccatttctattgttaaaaactggTCCCTCACATCAGCATGAGATACACGTGGATTGTTTGGTTATTCCATTAGCTACactaatttttaatagtagaaatgaaataaggaccaATTTTCTCTTTGATCTAATACAGGaactaatttgttcattttttaagTAAAAGATCAAAATACAATTTGACTCATAATACAACTTTTAGCGGAACTATTAGACTTCTTTGGTTTTTGTTGAGGGGGAATCAACCTCTTTATTGGAAAAAATCTTTAAAGTGTCGTTCTCTAAGACGTAGACCCAAACCTTGAACAGGTAGAGGTATTGTTCCCGTGGTGTGTATACTTGGTTTTAGTCCTCGGGTTCCAAGTGGTAGTGTTATTACCCATTCAGACCCTTTAAGGGCATGCGTTCGAACCCACCAAGCCAAAATGATAAAAACATTTGGTGGACCAGGTGTTATTACCTAACCTCCGTGAACCACTTTGGCTTTCCTCGAAGTAAAGAGACAAAAATCTGAAGTTAAAATGAAGCATAGACACTCGGAGAACAACAACTCTATTCGTGATTCAGATTAGTTTACTAGAGGACAACACTACAAAGACTTCTCCCAATAAGGGaacaattttattaattatttgctTTGTATTTGGCAGTAAAACTCTGGCATCTTTCACTCAACTAGCATCAGAGTTAGAGAAGACAATTTTGAAGATGATTTTGGAGAGTTTTGGAATTGAGAAATTCATGGATGAGCTCATTGACTCCACAAACTATCAACTAAGGGTCATGAAATATGAAAAGCCAAAAACCAAGGATTCAACCCATGCATTAGCTGCGCACTGTGACTCTAATACGATGACCCTTTTGTATCAAAACGAAGTTAATGGACTACAGATTCAAAGCAAAGATGGTGAATGGATCAATATGAAGCCTTCACCCAACTCTTTCATAGTCTTGATTGGAGAGTCCCTTAGTGTAAGTTCCACTTATTTTTTACATCACAGAGTGTTTAAATAGCTtgacttaaaacataaaatttttatattgttGCAGGTATGGTTAAATGGTCGATTGCCTTCGCCTTCTCATCGTGTCATGATGAAGGGTAACGAAGATAGGTATAGCTTGGGACTATTTACAAGACCAAGAGGAGGCTACGTAATCAAGGTTCCCAATGAGCTTGTCGATGACAACAATCCCATTCTTTTCAAACCTCATGACCATGaagaatttttgaaaatttatcacTCCGAAATCACTCAAGCAGCTGTTCAACCTGGGGGTTATATATCTCGTCTTAAAGCTTATTGTAGTGTCTAAGATTTGGCCATccataattattatattatagccAATTGTTTGGGGTCTTTCTATATATATGGCTAAAAGtaattttcttttataagaattgaatTAATATGATTTTAATTTGTGTCAAATAAGTGtagtataaaaataattgttatgcaataaaattttatggtatgtaTTTAACTGCAATGGAATGCTTAAATTGCTACAATTTATATATtggattttttcttttattattattatatattaaggAGTAacgcataaataaataaatttaattaaaatatgagaTGACACCAAAATAAAACATACATGACATGCAAAACTATATTAAGATGTTAAAATTTATATAGAAAAATTTCTAAATTAAATTATTGTGACAAATTACACAAAATACGAATCAATATGAAATTTGAGGTTGTATTTGATAAATCATTGAAAAATTAAATCAACTGAAAAGTAATATTATCAATGATATGGTCTTTAAGCACGTTTAATAATCCAATATAAAAAGCAAATGATAGATATTTTCAATGAAAAGTATGGAAAATGATAAGTAGATAGAGAACTACTTTTcacttaatatataatattttcttttttatttagtttatttcttTTAGCATTATCCTTAAATAATTTCCATTTACAATTTTAAGAATCACATTTATCAAATAGTTAAATTATAGTCCACACTTAATTTTAATAGATATATCaaataaatttcataacttaaaaTTAATACTTGAATTTTCAATTTATCGAACAATATCTAATATAGATACAAGTGAACATacccatatatataaatataaatatacaattcttaacaaataaaatattataataatttgaATACACCAAAATAACAAGATCATGAATCTATATCCTATCCTATCTTCTATATTAAACAACAAAATGGTACTTAAACTATATTAATTTTCCCAAATTGATACTTAAACTTTATTTTGGTTACAGTCGGTACCTAAACTATTCAACCGTTACCCATTTTATCCTAACTATTAGTCCCATTAAAAAAAATTCAGCCAATCACAACTTGCCACGTAGACCGCTATTTAATTTACCCAAATTGTCAGTATAATAGTGTTGATTTTACcagatttttttaatattttcttctCATCAAACAAATTTTACCAAATTTTCGTATATTTTATTCTCATCAAATAATTTTTACCAGATTTTCTTACATTTTCTCATCAACCAAACACCCAAAAATAAAACCAATTGCCTCCTTGTTCAAAGCTGCCACCATTTATCATCTTCAAGCTTCTACTGCTTCTACCATCTTCAAGTTTCcagttttcttctttctttggtaGAAGTAGTGGAAGCTTGAAGATGATAAATGGTGGAAGCTTTGTACAAGAAAGCAACCGGTTTTATTTTTGGGTGTTTGGTTGATGAGAAAATGCAAGAAAATATGGTAAAAATTGTTTGATgagaagaaaatataaaaaaatttggtAAAATCAACACTATTATACCGACAATTTGGGTAAATTAAATAGAGCTCTATGTGACAAGTAGTGATTGGCTGATTTTTTTTTCTAACAGGACTAACAGTTGGGGTAAAATGGGTAACGGTTGAATAGTTTAAGTATTAATTCTGACAAAATGATGGactaaaatgtttttaaaattaaaatatttggatatatatatatatatatacacagaaatttttctattaaaactttaattattaGACTTTTCATAGTAATTATTAGactgttttatattattaaacaccttaaaatattttattttatttatatatgtgtaatttttattttatttatgctacaattaataaatatataaaggcAGAGTTCAAATAATATTAGTTTATGTCaaacttaataaaatttaaatctataat is part of the Gossypium arboreum isolate Shixiya-1 chromosome 5, ASM2569848v2, whole genome shotgun sequence genome and harbors:
- the LOC108451702 gene encoding probable 2-oxoglutarate-dependent dioxygenase AOP1, with the protein product MSSTTPAMVPVIDFSNQNLKPGSPEWDLVKSQVREASGEYGCFEALFDPILELRKAVFGALQETFDLPIQTKKLCVSDKPFRGYLNPRSGVFQSLAMDDACIAENIERCVTNTLWPQGNISFSKTLASFTQLASELEKTILKMILESFGIEKFMDELIDSTNYQLRVMKYEKPKTKDSTHALAAHCDSNTMTLLYQNEVNGLQIQSKDGEWINMKPSPNSFIVLIGESLSVWLNGRLPSPSHRVMMKGNEDRYSLGLFTRPRGGYVIKVPNELVDDNNPILFKPHDHEEFLKIYHSEITQAAVQPGGYISRLKAYCSV